Proteins from one Nymphalis io chromosome 23, ilAglIoxx1.1, whole genome shotgun sequence genomic window:
- the LOC126777558 gene encoding uncharacterized protein LOC126777558, with the protein MSIMMRYLVYLTLAALCMSEPTVEPKTDDAQSEAEEPPEGYYAFVESPNATPPRVRPPPYRQVTSECASTGDRAHVSANNLCGDLNRGLIPRNPMGQSPNGEPYPFELIRNHTLRFLSRTLPVLRADEALPRVAHVAHDAHDAHTNAPDHALTEVQHNRLEERVKRSLSDEAPAGDLRMEHRAADARDSRHFCDGGGVFCMLYRAINGESSGPERREDPGVGTHTHTPHSPPHKYEGPPTPCPARVEYATPVFARNYQGVWRYVVQIPYEGYFTQTVEVTRCMQSRCHYLEGGCLSSPRWLSLLVAELHYPPPPAAPAHSDYQQFAQKRLGETDSSTEKPPHCDGHDELGCYQVRLYYDWFLVPGSCKCWRPDYFARYVRRNHHEL; encoded by the exons aCACTAGCAGCGCTGTGCATGTCGGAACCGACTGTCGAACCAAAGACAGATGACGCTCAGAGCGAAGCTGAAGAGCCACCGGAAGGATACTACGCCTTCGTCGAGTCACCGAACGCTACACCGCCTAG AGTGCGACCGCCTCCCTACCGGCAAGTGACGTCAGAGTGCGCATCGACCGGCGACCGCGCTCACGTCAGCGCCAACAACCTGTGCGGGGATCTCAATAGGGGCCTCATACCACGGAACCCGATGGGACAGAGCCCTAATGGCGAACCTTATCCTTT CGAGTTGATACGCAACCACACGCTGCGCTTCCTATCGCGCACGCTGCCCGTGCTGCGCGCGGACGAGGCCCTGCCGCGCGTGGCGCACGTCGCGCACGACGCGCACGATGCGCACACGAACGCGCCCGACCACGCGCTGACGGAGGTGCAGCACAACAG ACTAGAGGAGCGCGTCAAGCGGTCGCTGTCGGACGAGGCGCCGGCCGGCGACCTGCGCATGGAGCACCGCGCGGCCGACGCGCGCGACAGCAGACACTTTTGCGACGGCGGCGGAGT attttgTATGCTGTACCGAGCTATTAATGGTGAAAGTTCGGGACCAGAACGCCGAGAAGACCCTGGAGTTGGTACTCACACACATACACCCCATTCGCCACCGCACAAAtatgaa GGTCCTCCTACTCCCTGTCCTGCCCGCGTAGAGTATGCGACTCCCGTGTTCGCTCGCAACTACCAAGGAGTATGGCGCTATGTCGTACAGATACCCTACGAAGGATACTTCACACAGACCGTCGAAGTCACAAG ATGTATGCAATCCCGCTGCCACTACCTAGAGGGCGGCTGCCTGAGCTCGCCGCGTTGGCTGTCGTTGCTCGTGGCCGAGCTGCACTAcccgccgccgcccgccgcgcccgcgcacTCT GATTACCAACAGTTCGCGCAGAAGCGTCTGGGTGAAACGGACAGCAGCACGGAGAAGCCGCCGCACTGTGACGGACACGATGAACTCGGCTGCTATCAG GTCCGTCTGTACTACGACTGGTTCCTCGTGCCAGGCTCGTGCAAGTGTTGGCGGCCAGACTACTTCGCGCGTTACGTGCGACGCAACCACCACGAGCTGTGA
- the LOC126777588 gene encoding nicotinamide riboside kinase 1: protein MAHAKMDNWIIIGVSGVTCGGKTTLAKKLKNLLTPVYVFHQDKYFYPDDSPHHVKCDGLEHNNYDILSSLDMQAMFSDIMKTVEGENKAHSFSEDRSGGKLEVSGKKFIVLEGFTVMNYKPIMEICNLRYYFVLEYGECLSRRCYRLYEPPDVEGYFDQCVWPEHIRYRAEIEKDGRVKILDGTSHDTLDVVISDLKTLGAVQV from the exons ATGGCACACGCGAAAATGGACAACTGGATTATCATAGGAGTATCCGGTGTTACATGCGGAGGGAAAACGACTCTAgccaaaaagttaaaaaatttgcTCACACCGGTGTATGTTTTCCATCAAGATAAGTATTTCTATCCCGATGACAGTCCTCATCATGTTAAATGTGACGGCTTAGAGCACAACAACTACGATATACTGTCATCTCTAGACATGCAAGCCATGTTCAGTGATATTATGAAGACTGTGGAAGGGGAAAATAAAGCGCATTCGTTCAGTGAAGATAGAAGTGGGGGCAAGTTAGAAGTGAGCGGTAAAAAGTTTATCGTGTTGGAAGGGTTTACGGTGATGAACTATAAACCTATCAtggaaatttgtaatttaag ATACTACTTCGTGTTAGAATACGGCGAGTGCCTGTCTCGTCGCTGTTACCGGCTGTACGAGCCGCCCGACGTGGAGGGCTACTTCGACCAGTGCGTGTGGCCCGAACATATCCGATATAGAGCCGAA ATAGAGAAGGACGGCCGAGTCAAAATCTTAGACGGAACGAGTCACGACACTCTGGATGTCGTCATCTCAGACCTCAAAACTCTCGGGGCTGTTCAAGTTTAA
- the LOC126777555 gene encoding uncharacterized protein LOC126777555 isoform X1, which yields MQATVPPVWSEIERYRRRRGRVTLAELSEITARAHQMHMQELRRLRELHARLDWPHVHHPEILLYTPNQLRQLIRLGNSADPAAQPTSGSSWRPGPLGAPWHLPDHEASTAGGGGPEHTSEWWSWRGWGAGALLLMAALLLVRATDRCFTRSYTRCTSSRRRRSEEWPTPNVLATSILTHMLSDRHPLSVDAETSPNEFDAYPSESSDSGNDVIFNADLPPPYSECATDGSKLITREEPPPPYSACYVAFSNPKDGTPSVRFFNGQRQSMFESDDSPTSTRFINVQTSTEELTEIAHSSNGFNHFDTGQLPNNPIGNRIYKLPYFDNTSTNIETDDSDECNGECIANSVECINIGPAPLATQDMTIDISEASVTINIEDRNEATESC from the exons ATGCAGGCGACCGTGCCGCCGGTATGGTCGGAAATCGAGCGCTACCGGCGCAGGCGCGGACGCGTGACGCTGGCGGAGCTCAGCGAGATCACTGCGCGGGCGCACCAGATGCACATGCAG GAGCTGCGTCGGCTCCGCGAGCTGCATGCGCGGCTCGACTGGCCGCACGTGCATCACCCCGAGATCTTGCTCTACACGCCGAACCAGCTTAGACAACTGATTAG ACTTGGTAACTCAGCTGATCCGGCGGCGCAACCCACGTCGGGCAGCTCGTGGCGCCCGGGCCCGCTGGGCGCGCCCTGGCACTTGCCGGACCACGAGGCCTCG ACGGCTGGCGGTGGCGGGCCGGAGCACACGAGCGAGTGGTGGTCGTGGCGCGGCTGGGGCGCCGGCGCGCTGCTGCTCATGGCGGCGCTGCTGCTCGTGCGCGCCACCGACCGCTGCTTCACGCGCAGCTACACGCGCTGTACGAGCT CTCGCAGAAGACGCTCCGAAGAGTGGCCGACGCCCAACGTGCTCGCTACGAGTA TACTCACACACATGCTTTCAGACCGTCACCCTCTCAGTGTAGACGCGGAGACGTCTCCGAATGAATTCGATGCTTATCCTTCCGAATCAAGCGACTCCGGCAACGACGTCATATTCAATGCTGATCTCCCTCCGCCATACTCCGAATGCGCAACCGACGGCAGCAAACTCATCACCAGAGAGGAGCCGCCTCCTCCGTACTCTGCCTGCTATGTCGCGTTCTCAAACCCCAAGGACGGGACGCCGTCCGTTAGGTTCTTCAACGGCCAACGGCAGAGCATGTTCGAGAGCGATGACTCGCCGACCTCGACGCGTTTCATAAACGTTCAGACATCGACCGAAGAACTGACTGAAATAGCGCATTCCAGCAATGGATTCAACCACTTCGATACCGGCCAGCTTCCGAACAATCCGATCGGTAATCGAATATACAAGTTACCGTACTTCGATAATACGAGTACAAATATCGAAACAGACGACTCCGACGAATGCAACGGTGAGTGCATCGCCAACTCAGTCGAATGTATCAACATCGGACCAGCCCCACTGGCGACTCAGGACATGACCATCGACATTTCAGAAGCCAGCGTCACCATAAACATCGAAGATCGTAACGAGGCGACTGAATCCTGTTAA
- the LOC126777555 gene encoding uncharacterized protein LOC126777555 isoform X2, which produces MQATVPPVWSEIERYRRRRGRVTLAELSEITARAHQMHMQELRRLRELHARLDWPHVHHPEILLYTPNQLRQLIRLGNSADPAAQPTSGSSWRPGPLGAPWHLPDHEASTAGGGGPEHTSEWWSWRGWGAGALLLMAALLLVRATDRCFTRSYTRCTSSRRRRSEEWPTPNVLATSNRHPLSVDAETSPNEFDAYPSESSDSGNDVIFNADLPPPYSECATDGSKLITREEPPPPYSACYVAFSNPKDGTPSVRFFNGQRQSMFESDDSPTSTRFINVQTSTEELTEIAHSSNGFNHFDTGQLPNNPIGNRIYKLPYFDNTSTNIETDDSDECNGECIANSVECINIGPAPLATQDMTIDISEASVTINIEDRNEATESC; this is translated from the exons ATGCAGGCGACCGTGCCGCCGGTATGGTCGGAAATCGAGCGCTACCGGCGCAGGCGCGGACGCGTGACGCTGGCGGAGCTCAGCGAGATCACTGCGCGGGCGCACCAGATGCACATGCAG GAGCTGCGTCGGCTCCGCGAGCTGCATGCGCGGCTCGACTGGCCGCACGTGCATCACCCCGAGATCTTGCTCTACACGCCGAACCAGCTTAGACAACTGATTAG ACTTGGTAACTCAGCTGATCCGGCGGCGCAACCCACGTCGGGCAGCTCGTGGCGCCCGGGCCCGCTGGGCGCGCCCTGGCACTTGCCGGACCACGAGGCCTCG ACGGCTGGCGGTGGCGGGCCGGAGCACACGAGCGAGTGGTGGTCGTGGCGCGGCTGGGGCGCCGGCGCGCTGCTGCTCATGGCGGCGCTGCTGCTCGTGCGCGCCACCGACCGCTGCTTCACGCGCAGCTACACGCGCTGTACGAGCT CTCGCAGAAGACGCTCCGAAGAGTGGCCGACGCCCAACGTGCTCGCTACGAGTA ACCGTCACCCTCTCAGTGTAGACGCGGAGACGTCTCCGAATGAATTCGATGCTTATCCTTCCGAATCAAGCGACTCCGGCAACGACGTCATATTCAATGCTGATCTCCCTCCGCCATACTCCGAATGCGCAACCGACGGCAGCAAACTCATCACCAGAGAGGAGCCGCCTCCTCCGTACTCTGCCTGCTATGTCGCGTTCTCAAACCCCAAGGACGGGACGCCGTCCGTTAGGTTCTTCAACGGCCAACGGCAGAGCATGTTCGAGAGCGATGACTCGCCGACCTCGACGCGTTTCATAAACGTTCAGACATCGACCGAAGAACTGACTGAAATAGCGCATTCCAGCAATGGATTCAACCACTTCGATACCGGCCAGCTTCCGAACAATCCGATCGGTAATCGAATATACAAGTTACCGTACTTCGATAATACGAGTACAAATATCGAAACAGACGACTCCGACGAATGCAACGGTGAGTGCATCGCCAACTCAGTCGAATGTATCAACATCGGACCAGCCCCACTGGCGACTCAGGACATGACCATCGACATTTCAGAAGCCAGCGTCACCATAAACATCGAAGATCGTAACGAGGCGACTGAATCCTGTTAA
- the LOC126777489 gene encoding uncharacterized protein LOC126777489 translates to MYMFQGSMGGIGVGALGGAGGVLAAEVCAPLLLLCWLCCWPDDDRSDSSSEKYPQKPVISNESNSRQRSNELFARRFGSSAVSLHTPSTSGHTKQPLSSHRSHEEIRCRRKSHLEPADPDARYHSAPSVIDEVIHRRDWERSTKDLYIPLKSDNEFSNASDVSDISDKEESLEETTDKVVVRTCKKHYKNIKSSRKKDLNKESLNDDIKDQDATESVTNFYIGDATDTTSPNENTNEIKADDKVKKPYKAKEAKQCLNESIRSKDIGRNRQPLVPLTEFQVAGFELHDIDDVELDRSGAMHHTVESRSSSYNTHTIPAPPPSVEAVGYEWEASYMEESGAAGVWRAPGAGWARARHASAGDVLAPARRPQSGALSESDLDFELEGCDDPPPAYDEVELLASLDRKETAI, encoded by the exons ATGTACATGTTTCAGGGCAGCATGGGCGGCATCGGGGTGGGCGCGCTGGGCGGCGCGGGTGGCGTGCTCGCGGCGGAGGTGTGCGCACCGCTGCTGCTGCTGTGCTGGTTATGTTGCTGGCCCGACGACGACCGTTCTG attCTAGCTCTGAAAAGTATCCTCAAAAGCCTGTTATATCTAACg AGTCAAATTCACGACAACGCTCGAACGAATTGTTCGCGAGACGCTTTGGAAGTAGCGCGGTGTCCTTACACACGCCCAGCACCTCTG gtCACACGAAACAGCCACTGTCTTCTCACAGGAGTCACGAGGAGATTCGGTGCAGACGAAAATCGCATTTGGAGCCAGCTGATCCAGACGCCCGCTACCATTCCGCGCCCAGCGTCATTGACGAAGTCATACACAGAAGAGACTGGGAACGATCTACCAAAGATCTCTACATACCCCTAAAGTCGGACAATGAATTCTCCAACGCGAGCGACGTCTCCGATATATCAGATAAAGAGGAATCCCTGGAAGAGACCACGGATAAAGTAGTCGTTAGAACCTGCAAGAAACATTACAAGAACATTAAATCTTCCCGTAAAAAAGATCTCAACAAAGAATCACTGAACGATGACATCAAAGACCAGGACGCCACTGAGAGTGTGACTAACTTTTATATCGGTGATGCGACGGACACCACGAGCCCAAACGAGAACACTAACGAAATAAAAGCGGACGATAAAGTTAAGAAACCGTATAAAGCAAAGGAAGCTAAACAATGTCTGAACGAATCTATTAGGAGCAAAGATATAGGCCGGAACAGACAGCCACTGGTGCCTTTGACGGAGTTCCAAGTGGCTGGCTTTGAACTACATGACATCGATGATGTGGAGCTGGACCGATCTGGCGCAATGCATCACACTGTTGAATCTCGTTCCAGTTCATACAACACTCATACCATACCGGCGCCACCGCCTTCCGTag AGGCGGTGGGGTACGAGTGGGAGGCGTCGTACATGGAGGAGAGCGGCGCGGCGGGCGTGTGGCGCGCGCCGGGCGCGGGCTGGGCGCGCGCGCGGCACGCCAGCGCCGGCGACGTGCTCGCGCCCGCGCGCCGCCCGCAGTCCGGCGCGCTCTCCG AGAGTGATCTAGACTTCGAGCTGGAAGGCTGTGACGATCCCCCACCCGCCTACGACGAGGTCGAACTGTTGGCTTCCTTGGATAGGAAGGAGACGGCTATATAG
- the LOC126777603 gene encoding uncharacterized protein LOC126777603 — translation MMGSVRGARPPSHTAYYVALAGVLTLLLLLCCYFIYFCIRRVKELAQQPLPEPVKSVRPPPPLPKPVAYPVQPGVRESATAMARLCQLPPAHTDTVFPRAGSLPAPRLVPRGAQ, via the exons A TGATGGGGTCGGTGCGCGGCGCGCGTCCGCCCTCCCACACCGCCTACTACGTGGCGCTGGCCGGCGTGCTCACCTTACTGCTGTTGCTGTGCTGctactttatatatttctgcATTCGTAGAGTTAAAG AGTTGGCGCAGCAGCCGCTCCCGGAGCCGGTAAAATCGGTGCGACCACCGCCACCCCTGCCGAAGCCTGTCGCTTATCCAGTGCAGCCAG GTGTTCGAGAGAGCGCCACGGCGATGGCGCGCTTGTGCCAGCTGCCGCCCGCGCACACGGACACCGTGTTCCCGCGCGCCGGCTCGCTGCCCGCGCCGCGCCTCGTGCCGCGGGGCGCCCAGTGA